Proteins encoded by one window of Streptomyces uncialis:
- a CDS encoding TerD family protein, which produces MTHAMLKGSNVPLEATAVRAVLRWSPGQDVPDVDVSALLLGSGGRVRSDEDFVFYNQPRHPSGKVWRLGKKRGSQGLTDTIQADLAGLPAEVDRVLLVASADDVPFERVHTLCIQLHDADAADDEPLAYFDIRPETGAETALICGEMYRRGDGWKFRAVGDGYSNGLVGLATDFGISVDESEQDPEPDAAEQVRDAAVPPPAQPSAAAPSGPAHTVPRQTAPHPAYPPAPREPAAGPAYGYPPAATTAGPSPRPTYGYPQPPSGQPGAPQPSYGYPQPVAAVVPDPDFRLPPQGPQFQPR; this is translated from the coding sequence ATGACGCACGCGATGCTGAAGGGGTCGAACGTCCCGCTCGAAGCGACGGCGGTACGCGCGGTGCTGCGCTGGTCCCCGGGGCAGGACGTCCCGGACGTCGATGTCTCGGCGCTGCTCCTCGGGTCCGGGGGGCGGGTGCGGTCCGACGAGGACTTCGTCTTCTACAACCAGCCGCGGCATCCGTCGGGCAAGGTGTGGCGGCTGGGCAAGAAGCGCGGGTCCCAGGGGCTCACCGACACCATTCAGGCGGATCTCGCGGGGCTGCCCGCCGAGGTCGACCGGGTGCTGCTGGTGGCGTCGGCCGACGATGTGCCGTTCGAGCGGGTGCACACGCTGTGCATCCAGCTGCATGACGCGGACGCGGCGGACGACGAGCCGCTGGCCTATTTCGACATCAGGCCGGAGACGGGCGCGGAGACGGCGCTGATCTGCGGTGAGATGTACCGGCGTGGCGACGGCTGGAAGTTCCGCGCGGTGGGTGACGGGTACTCGAACGGCCTGGTCGGTCTCGCGACGGACTTCGGGATCTCGGTGGACGAGTCCGAGCAGGACCCGGAGCCGGACGCCGCGGAGCAGGTGCGGGACGCCGCGGTCCCGCCGCCCGCGCAGCCGTCCGCGGCGGCCCCGTCCGGCCCGGCGCACACCGTGCCCCGGCAGACCGCGCCCCATCCGGCGTATCCGCCCGCCCCGCGGGAACCGGCCGCCGGGCCCGCGTACGGCTATCCCCCGGCCGCGACGACGGCCGGCCCGTCGCCGCGGCCCACGTACGGCTACCCTCAGCCGCCGTCCGGGCAGCCGGGGGCCCCGCAGCCTTCGTACGGCTATCCGCAGCCGGTCGCCGCGGTCGTTCCCGACCCGGACTTCCGGCTGCCGCCGCAGGGCCCGCAGTTCCAGCCCCGCTGA
- a CDS encoding HpcH/HpaI aldolase/citrate lyase family protein: MRHFGHIAPEVRQRLFHREPCDFTADSPARVLAVALGATLYTPATRPALADAIRKQAARGVMSMVLCLEDSIEDTEVPDAERNIVRQLTDLAAHPGGDLPLLFIRVRTPEQIPDLVRRLGAAGALLSGFVLPKFTEERGIPFLEALTAAESLHGRRLFAMPVLESPELLYLETRRETLTGIARTVDKYRDRVLALRLGVTDFCSVYGLRRPPDLTAYDVQVVASVIGDVVNLLGRADGTGYTVTGPVWEYFRLQERMFKPQLRRSPFLEGRADELRQTLIEHDLDGLLREIELDRANGLLGKTCIHPSHVQPVHALSVVSHEEYGDARDILRPERDGGGVMRSAYTNKMNEVKPHRAWAERILLRAEVFGVAREDVGFVELLAAGLSG, from the coding sequence ATGCGTCATTTCGGGCACATCGCCCCTGAGGTGCGTCAGCGCCTCTTCCACCGGGAGCCGTGCGACTTCACCGCCGACTCTCCCGCCCGGGTGCTCGCGGTCGCCCTGGGAGCGACCCTCTACACCCCCGCCACCAGGCCCGCGCTGGCCGACGCCATCCGCAAACAGGCCGCTCGTGGCGTGATGTCCATGGTGCTGTGCCTGGAGGACTCCATCGAGGACACCGAGGTCCCCGACGCCGAGCGGAACATCGTCCGCCAGCTCACCGACCTCGCCGCGCACCCCGGCGGTGACCTGCCGCTTCTCTTCATCCGGGTCCGTACGCCGGAGCAGATCCCCGACCTGGTGCGGCGCCTGGGCGCGGCCGGCGCGCTGCTGTCCGGATTCGTACTGCCCAAGTTCACCGAGGAGCGGGGCATCCCCTTCCTGGAGGCCCTCACCGCCGCCGAGTCCCTCCACGGCCGCAGACTGTTCGCGATGCCGGTGCTGGAGTCCCCGGAGCTGCTGTACCTGGAGACCCGCCGCGAGACCCTCACCGGGATCGCCCGTACCGTCGACAAGTACCGCGACCGCGTTCTCGCCCTGCGACTGGGCGTGACCGACTTCTGCTCGGTGTACGGGCTGCGCAGGCCGCCCGACCTGACCGCCTACGACGTCCAGGTCGTCGCCTCCGTCATCGGTGACGTGGTGAACCTCCTCGGCCGCGCCGACGGCACCGGCTACACCGTCACGGGGCCGGTCTGGGAGTACTTCCGGCTCCAGGAGCGCATGTTCAAGCCCCAGCTGCGCCGCAGCCCCTTCCTGGAGGGCCGCGCGGACGAGCTGCGCCAGACGCTCATCGAGCACGACCTCGACGGACTGCTCCGTGAGATCGAGCTCGACCGCGCCAACGGTCTGCTCGGCAAGACCTGCATCCATCCGTCGCACGTCCAGCCCGTGCACGCGCTGTCCGTGGTCAGTCACGAGGAGTACGGCGACGCGCGGGACATCCTGCGACCGGAGCGGGACGGCGGCGGCGTGATGCGTTCCGCCTACACGAACAAGATGAACGAGGTGAAACCCCACCGCGCGTGGGCCGAGCGCATCCTGCTGCGCGCCGAGGTGTTCGGCGTCGCACGCGAGGACGTCGGCTTCGTGGAACTTCTCGCCGCCGGGCTCTCCGGCTGA